From a region of the Geobacillus stearothermophilus ATCC 12980 genome:
- a CDS encoding transposase codes for MFETKQTPKGKTTYSVEFKWRAVQMYIEEGWGYKRICQELGIPCTKTIRLWVKRYHEHGLKGLEERRGTSKSPFKGRPRKKECSLEEENRRLKAENDYLKKLRELARR; via the coding sequence ATGTTCGAGACCAAGCAAACACCGAAAGGGAAGACCACTTATTCCGTGGAGTTTAAATGGAGGGCTGTCCAGATGTACATCGAAGAAGGATGGGGATATAAGCGGATATGCCAAGAGTTAGGGATTCCCTGCACGAAAACGATCAGACTTTGGGTAAAACGTTACCATGAACATGGTCTAAAAGGGCTCGAAGAACGGCGCGGGACATCCAAGTCTCCATTCAAGGGAAGGCCTCGAAAAAAAGAGTGCAGTTTAGAGGAAGAGAATCGAAGACTGAAAGCAGAGAATGATTATTTAAAAAAGTTACGAGAGCTGGCAAGGAGGTGA
- a CDS encoding YolD-like family protein encodes MNHRDRGIIKYSPFLIPEHRKMLKELREKEERIHPSCHDEQKYEEWNRIIFEAMELASYLSIQYIHNYRLCCVIGRVHYYDQLNQTLRFKEKDSGKIHYIHVSSIKDIKTAPFSPDIIPLV; translated from the coding sequence ATGAACCATCGCGATCGAGGAATTATCAAATACTCGCCCTTTTTAATACCAGAACACCGCAAAATGCTAAAGGAACTTCGTGAAAAAGAAGAGCGAATCCATCCATCCTGTCACGACGAGCAAAAATATGAAGAATGGAATCGGATCATTTTCGAGGCAATGGAGCTTGCTTCTTATCTCTCGATTCAATACATACATAATTATCGTTTATGCTGCGTCATCGGTCGTGTTCATTACTACGATCAGTTAAACCAAACATTGCGATTCAAAGAAAAAGACAGCGGGAAAATCCATTATATCCACGTGTCTTCTATTAAGGACATAAAAACAGCCCCTTTCTCGCCTGATATTATCCCTCTAGTGTAG
- a CDS encoding helix-turn-helix domain-containing protein, whose amino-acid sequence MKYDLNEKYFTTREVAMKCRVHQRTVQRWIINGQLKAFKVGPKIWRIKEEDLLEFLSLNK is encoded by the coding sequence ATGAAATATGATTTAAATGAAAAATATTTTACAACTAGAGAGGTAGCAATGAAATGTAGAGTCCACCAGAGAACTGTTCAACGATGGATAATAAATGGACAGCTAAAAGCTTTTAAAGTAGGTCCTAAAATTTGGAGGATAAAAGAAGAAGATTTATTAGAGTTTCTTTCTTTAAATAAATAA